The following proteins come from a genomic window of Limosilactobacillus reuteri:
- the ezrA gene encoding septation ring formation regulator EzrA, protein MVFQVLIGILIIVVAILACVYFYQRRAVKQINDLMESEKKLADQKVDRQIKNVEELQLIGDAKKQFETIKNKYEKQVRPAITAFNKRAPQLLADSRTSKLLTINTQIRDLQADLAKLTTTLQQIQKDLQHLRQQQHTHKQAVEQIKNKYRQFHRQLNEKSFEYGDSEKRLNSRLNELEDQFAQFTDLTNKGDIEAAQEILTNLQSKNDKFEQELKKIPQLYKPIATEFPEQLSELKSGYETLVKQNFHFTEKNIDKQIEQLQSKLDQTIDQLNNLQLDVVEQSNKDLSDQIDYLYGVMQKEIDAKNEAVHLIEVMKDFTKHAQRQNDELGVELDRLSLNYTLTNHEQETVRELGEQIKAIIKQYRDDAEAVANKTAVYSQVLDRQKSNQKNLTEIEKSQEKLNDEVAKLQTDEQRARQMLQKYSTQIRTIHRQVEQLNLPGLPKDYLDYFFGVRDEIKKLADELNEYKINMDEITKQLIIVESDLDTLNDKTDILRDSAELTERFQQYANRFSDNEKIVAAAKKSQELFKQFNYTASLEAIATVLEEIEPGSYKRIEDTYYREIGKN, encoded by the coding sequence GTGGTTTTTCAAGTATTGATTGGTATTTTAATTATTGTTGTAGCAATATTAGCTTGCGTATATTTTTATCAACGACGAGCTGTTAAACAGATCAACGACTTAATGGAAAGCGAGAAAAAGCTAGCAGATCAAAAAGTTGACCGGCAGATCAAAAATGTTGAAGAATTGCAACTAATCGGGGATGCTAAAAAGCAATTTGAAACAATTAAAAACAAGTATGAAAAACAAGTGCGACCAGCAATCACGGCCTTTAATAAACGAGCTCCCCAATTATTAGCAGATTCACGGACGAGCAAGTTGTTGACAATTAACACTCAGATTCGGGACCTGCAAGCAGATTTGGCAAAGTTAACAACAACTCTTCAACAGATCCAAAAAGACTTACAACATCTTCGTCAACAACAACATACCCATAAGCAAGCGGTCGAGCAGATTAAAAATAAATATCGTCAATTCCACCGGCAACTAAATGAGAAAAGCTTCGAATATGGAGACAGTGAAAAGCGGTTAAATAGCAGATTAAACGAATTAGAGGATCAATTCGCTCAATTTACTGATTTAACTAATAAGGGCGATATTGAAGCGGCTCAAGAAATTTTAACCAATTTGCAATCTAAAAACGATAAATTTGAACAAGAACTTAAGAAGATTCCTCAGCTCTATAAGCCAATTGCAACCGAGTTTCCAGAACAATTATCCGAGCTAAAAAGTGGTTATGAGACACTTGTAAAGCAAAATTTCCACTTTACGGAGAAAAATATTGATAAGCAAATTGAACAGCTACAATCCAAACTGGATCAGACGATTGATCAACTTAACAATTTACAATTAGATGTTGTGGAACAATCTAATAAAGATCTTAGTGACCAGATTGATTACTTATATGGGGTAATGCAGAAAGAAATTGATGCTAAGAATGAAGCTGTTCATTTGATTGAAGTGATGAAAGACTTTACAAAACACGCTCAACGGCAAAATGACGAACTTGGTGTAGAATTAGACCGGTTAAGTTTGAATTACACACTTACTAATCATGAACAAGAAACCGTTCGAGAACTTGGTGAACAAATTAAAGCGATTATTAAACAGTATCGTGATGACGCAGAAGCAGTTGCCAATAAAACGGCTGTTTATAGTCAGGTGCTTGATCGACAAAAGTCTAATCAAAAGAACTTGACTGAAATTGAAAAAAGCCAAGAGAAGCTTAACGATGAAGTTGCTAAATTACAGACTGATGAGCAACGCGCCCGTCAAATGCTTCAAAAATATTCCACCCAGATTCGTACAATTCATCGGCAAGTAGAACAGTTGAACCTTCCTGGCTTACCAAAAGATTACTTAGATTACTTCTTTGGTGTCCGCGATGAGATTAAAAAGTTAGCTGATGAATTGAATGAGTATAAGATCAATATGGATGAAATTACGAAGCAACTGATTATCGTCGAATCGGACCTAGACACATTAAATGACAAGACTGATATTCTTCGTGATAGCGCGGAATTAACTGAACGATTCCAACAATATGCGAACCGGTTTAGTGATAATGAAAAGATTGTAGCAGCTGCTAAAAAATCCCAAGAACTTTTTAAGCAGTTTAACTACACAGCAAGCTTAGAGGCAATTGCGACCGTTTTAGAAGAAATAGAACCTGGAAGCTACAAACGAATTGAAGATACCTATTATCGTGAAATTGGTAAAAATTAA
- the rpsD gene encoding 30S ribosomal protein S4 — MSRYTGPSWRVSRRLGVSLSGTGKELARRAYAPGDHGRDRRGKLSEYGTQLREKQKLRFMYGMTERQFSNLFVRAGKIKEGTHGANFMALLERRLDNMVYRLGLATTRRQARQLVNHGHITVDGKRVDIPSYEVKVGQIIAVRDKSKNLDIIKNAVEAVVSRPSYVDFDADKLEGKLNRIPAREDMNADIDEALIVEFYNKVI; from the coding sequence ATGTCTCGTTACACTGGTCCAAGTTGGCGTGTTTCACGTCGTCTTGGCGTTTCACTTTCAGGTACTGGTAAAGAATTAGCACGTCGGGCTTACGCTCCTGGTGACCACGGTCGTGATCGTCGCGGTAAGCTTTCAGAATATGGTACACAATTACGTGAAAAGCAAAAGCTACGTTTTATGTACGGTATGACTGAACGTCAATTCTCAAACCTTTTCGTTCGTGCCGGTAAGATTAAGGAAGGTACTCACGGTGCCAACTTTATGGCATTGCTTGAACGTCGTCTTGATAACATGGTTTACCGTCTTGGTTTAGCCACTACTCGTCGTCAAGCTCGTCAATTAGTTAACCACGGCCACATCACTGTTGATGGTAAGCGTGTTGACATTCCATCATACGAAGTTAAGGTTGGTCAAATTATCGCCGTTCGTGACAAGTCTAAGAACTTAGACATCATCAAGAACGCTGTGGAAGCTGTTGTTTCTCGTCCTTCATACGTTGACTTTGATGCCGACAAGCTTGAAGGTAAGCTTAACCGCATTCCAGCACGTGAAGATATGAACGCTGATATTGATGAAGCTCTTATCGTTGAATTCTACAACAAAGTAATCTGA
- the yaaA gene encoding peroxide stress protein YaaA, whose product MKIIISPARTIQVDTDSLFYKDLPEFLQRTKDILGWMRSLSYDELHKVWGNCSSRLAMKNYQWLQQMDLHRNLTPAIIAFTGLQYQYMAPSVFSDGGLKYVQDNLRVLSGFYGILRPFDGIIPYRLGMGDMAPVNGYKNLYDFWGDQLYRELYKNNDLVISLASVEYEKAITPYLQTQDRFIKCIFGEEIDGKIKQKATLAKMARGNMVRYLAENQIQTIEGVKQFNVGGYHFREDLSTDEKLVFELAK is encoded by the coding sequence GTGAAAATAATCATTTCTCCAGCACGAACAATACAAGTTGATACTGACTCCTTATTTTACAAAGATTTGCCGGAATTTCTTCAGCGAACAAAAGACATTTTAGGGTGGATGAGGAGTTTGTCTTATGATGAGTTACACAAAGTATGGGGGAATTGCAGCTCGCGTTTAGCGATGAAAAATTATCAATGGCTCCAACAAATGGATCTTCATCGAAATCTGACGCCGGCAATTATTGCTTTTACTGGTCTGCAATATCAATATATGGCGCCAAGTGTTTTTTCGGATGGTGGGTTAAAATATGTTCAAGACAATTTACGGGTATTATCAGGATTTTATGGTATTTTACGGCCGTTTGATGGGATAATACCTTATCGCTTAGGGATGGGTGACATGGCGCCAGTGAATGGATATAAGAATCTTTATGACTTTTGGGGAGATCAACTTTATCGGGAGCTCTATAAGAATAATGATTTAGTAATTAGCTTAGCCTCGGTTGAATACGAAAAAGCAATTACTCCTTATCTACAAACTCAAGATCGATTTATCAAATGTATTTTTGGGGAAGAAATAGATGGAAAGATAAAACAAAAAGCAACATTAGCTAAAATGGCTCGTGGTAATATGGTGCGATATTTAGCAGAAAATCAAATTCAAACAATTGAAGGTGTCAAACAGTTTAATGTCGGCGGGTACCATTTTCGGGAAGATCTGTCTACTGATGAAAAATTAGTTTTCGAACTGGCAAAGTAA
- a CDS encoding IS30 family transposase codes for MGTTILSFQNRIVIETLHNEGRSLRYIANYLGFSKTTVFNELHRLNGEYQAELAQTDFERKVSQRGRKSSLTKSLKHLIEEKIQVQKWSPEQVAHVVGIAYKTVYNWIDQGWLDVQLPDLPDHGIRRHRAKEKRGTFSHGRSIEERPHKVETRQEFGHFEADTVLSGKRKGQAVATFVERKSRLTIVKRLHGRDSQSMTQAVLELASQLQDKLKTLTVDHGKEFANYQAIEQLTGTQVYFAHAYSPHERGSNENRNRVLRRFIPKGQAIEELSDRQLVQINWYLNSRPLKCLNWHTPIEIFLLNLRH; via the coding sequence ATGGGCACCACTATTTTATCATTCCAGAACCGCATTGTCATTGAAACGCTTCATAATGAAGGACGTTCCTTACGATACATCGCTAATTACTTAGGCTTTAGTAAAACCACAGTCTTTAACGAACTTCACCGGCTCAACGGTGAGTATCAAGCTGAACTAGCGCAAACTGACTTTGAACGCAAGGTTAGTCAACGGGGGCGGAAGTCTTCACTCACTAAAAGCCTTAAGCACTTGATTGAGGAAAAGATTCAAGTCCAGAAGTGGTCCCCTGAACAAGTTGCCCATGTAGTTGGGATTGCCTACAAGACGGTCTATAACTGGATTGATCAAGGATGGCTTGATGTACAGTTACCCGATTTGCCTGATCATGGAATTCGTCGTCATCGTGCTAAAGAAAAGCGTGGTACGTTCAGTCACGGCCGCTCCATTGAGGAGCGTCCTCATAAAGTCGAAACTCGCCAAGAATTCGGCCACTTTGAAGCTGATACCGTACTTTCTGGCAAACGTAAAGGTCAAGCTGTGGCGACTTTTGTGGAGCGTAAGAGTCGCCTGACAATTGTTAAACGGCTCCATGGTCGCGACAGTCAGTCCATGACTCAAGCCGTACTTGAACTAGCTAGTCAACTTCAAGACAAGCTCAAGACGCTTACCGTGGATCATGGGAAAGAGTTCGCTAACTATCAGGCAATTGAACAGCTAACAGGTACTCAGGTTTATTTTGCCCATGCTTATTCACCACATGAACGCGGTAGTAATGAGAACCGTAACCGAGTTTTGCGACGGTTTATTCCCAAGGGACAAGCCATTGAAGAGCTGAGCGATCGCCAGCTGGTTCAAATCAATTGGTATCTGAATTCCCGACCACTTAAATGTCTTAACTGGCACACACCAATCGAGATCTTCTTGCTTAATCTACGTCACTAA
- a CDS encoding fructose permease, whose amino-acid sequence MEQEKVPVQGQVAERTISLTASWAYFALSIVINSMGNVLTLVTSSHVHPQFLGSAYWTAAENNLGIAVLGNNSMTLFWAFMVLGMLTSVLNAILMHKWDWRRIGGNFIFMLPFSIFIQWFSDIFNRIMPDATTLPMIILYVFINFLGVAFIGTAISIYQRVNLVLHPADDPFQIIRFRYCHGNATIAMWLSYIPPTIMAIIAAFMQGGIYNFGLGTLFALAFQGAITGWADRYIFPKLKHQALDIGN is encoded by the coding sequence ATGGAACAAGAAAAAGTTCCAGTACAAGGTCAAGTTGCCGAGCGAACAATTTCATTAACTGCTAGTTGGGCATACTTTGCACTGTCAATTGTTATTAACTCAATGGGAAACGTTTTAACACTTGTTACAAGTTCACACGTTCACCCACAATTTCTTGGCTCCGCTTATTGGACAGCCGCAGAAAACAACCTGGGGATCGCCGTTTTAGGGAATAATTCCATGACCCTTTTTTGGGCTTTCATGGTCTTAGGGATGTTAACCTCTGTCCTCAACGCAATTTTGATGCATAAGTGGGACTGGCGACGAATTGGTGGTAATTTTATTTTCATGTTGCCATTTTCTATTTTTATTCAGTGGTTCTCTGACATCTTTAACCGCATTATGCCGGACGCCACTACTTTACCGATGATTATCCTATATGTTTTCATTAACTTCTTAGGGGTTGCTTTCATCGGAACCGCCATTTCAATTTATCAGCGTGTCAACCTCGTGTTACACCCCGCTGATGACCCTTTCCAAATTATTCGTTTCCGTTATTGCCATGGTAATGCAACAATTGCGATGTGGTTATCATACATTCCACCAACAATTATGGCAATTATCGCTGCATTCATGCAAGGCGGTATCTACAACTTTGGATTAGGAACATTATTTGCCCTTGCCTTCCAAGGTGCAATTACTGGTTGGGCAGACCGTTATATCTTCCCTAAATTAAAACACCAGGCCCTTGATATTGGTAATTAA
- a CDS encoding cysteine desulfurase family protein, producing the protein MIYFDNSATTKILPDVLSTYETVSQKIWGNPSSLHNFGENAWNLQEQARQQIAKLFGVKPSEIIFTSGGSEGDNWVIKGTAMAKHRFGKHIITTSVEHAAVKNALEQLKDFGFEVTYLPVDKEGRINPADVKAAIRPDTILVSIMAVNNEIGTVQPIKEVGEILKDYPNIHFMVDAVQAIGKGLDNQVFSDRVDFATFSGHKFHAPRGTGFVYVKSGRKLEPLIAGGGQERTLRNGTENTPGNVAMAKAIRLVKENEAESVKREQAIKERIYDHLSKFDHVKLISGRDQGFASHILCFAIVGVRGETIVHAFEDKDIYISTTSACSSKKHSEAGTLAAMKVPENIATSAVRISLGDQNTLEEADQFNKTFDELYAGFKKIIE; encoded by the coding sequence ATGATCTATTTTGATAATAGTGCGACGACAAAGATACTACCGGATGTTTTGTCGACATACGAAACCGTGAGCCAAAAGATTTGGGGGAATCCAAGCAGCTTACATAATTTTGGTGAAAATGCTTGGAATCTTCAAGAACAGGCACGCCAGCAGATCGCAAAGCTATTCGGGGTTAAGCCTAGTGAGATTATTTTTACTAGTGGTGGTTCTGAAGGAGATAACTGGGTAATCAAGGGAACTGCAATGGCTAAGCACCGTTTTGGCAAACACATTATTACGACTAGTGTTGAACATGCGGCAGTAAAAAATGCATTGGAGCAACTAAAAGACTTCGGATTTGAAGTTACTTATCTCCCGGTTGATAAAGAAGGACGGATCAATCCTGCTGATGTTAAAGCTGCCATTCGTCCAGATACTATTTTAGTGTCTATCATGGCGGTTAATAATGAAATTGGAACGGTTCAGCCAATTAAAGAAGTGGGAGAAATCCTTAAAGATTATCCAAATATTCACTTTATGGTGGATGCTGTTCAGGCTATTGGTAAAGGATTAGATAACCAAGTATTTAGTGATCGCGTTGATTTTGCCACTTTTTCTGGTCATAAATTTCATGCCCCACGAGGAACCGGTTTTGTTTATGTCAAGAGCGGGCGTAAGTTAGAGCCCTTGATTGCTGGTGGTGGTCAAGAGCGAACACTACGAAATGGGACAGAAAATACACCGGGTAATGTTGCGATGGCAAAAGCAATTCGGTTAGTAAAGGAAAATGAAGCGGAATCAGTAAAACGTGAACAGGCAATCAAAGAACGGATTTACGACCATTTAAGTAAATTTGATCATGTGAAATTGATTTCTGGCCGCGATCAAGGTTTCGCTTCCCATATACTATGCTTTGCAATTGTAGGGGTTCGAGGCGAAACGATTGTTCATGCCTTTGAAGACAAGGATATCTATATCTCAACTACTAGTGCTTGCTCGTCTAAAAAGCATTCCGAAGCCGGAACATTAGCTGCCATGAAAGTTCCAGAAAATATTGCGACAAGTGCAGTTCGGATTAGCCTTGGGGATCAAAATACCCTTGAAGAAGCTGATCAGTTTAATAAAACATTTGATGAATTATATGCTGGCTTTAAGAAAATTATTGAATAA
- a CDS encoding NCS2 family permease: MEETRTIDFFDRTFNLSENNTNIKQECLAGLTTFVSMAYILFVNPSVLGVAGMDKGAVFTATALSAIIGCFLMGILANYPIAIAPGLGDNAFFTYSVVLAMGIPWQKAMAGVFVASVLFTILSFLKVREIVINAIPKNLKYAMAAGIGIFISFVGLQGGGIIVSSKSSLVELGSLTVPTTWITIFGIFLIAILMVKKVPGAIFIGLVATTLLGLLTGLVKMPDHLISMAPSLEPTFGVGIKFLPTMTDPKMWAVVLIFLLVAFFDTAGTLVGLAQEAGLMKDNKMPRIGRALMADSLSMLGGAVMGTTPTSAYVESSAGIAVGGKTGLTAIVTGTLFILSMAFSPLLEVVTTQVTAAALIVVGVLMVSALKDIEWDKFEIALPSFLVAIGIPLTYNISYGIAFGFLTYPILMVAAGRRKEVNVVMWSMFFVFIALLYILNVLPK, from the coding sequence TTGGAAGAAACACGAACAATCGACTTTTTCGACCGAACTTTTAATTTGTCAGAGAATAATACGAACATTAAGCAAGAATGCTTAGCTGGATTGACGACTTTTGTTTCAATGGCCTATATTCTTTTTGTTAATCCAAGCGTTTTAGGAGTAGCCGGAATGGATAAAGGGGCGGTTTTTACTGCAACTGCTTTATCAGCAATTATTGGCTGCTTTTTGATGGGAATTTTGGCTAATTATCCAATTGCGATTGCTCCGGGATTAGGTGATAATGCTTTCTTCACTTATTCGGTTGTATTGGCAATGGGAATTCCATGGCAAAAGGCAATGGCTGGTGTTTTTGTTGCCTCTGTCTTGTTTACGATCTTGTCTTTCCTTAAAGTGCGGGAGATTGTAATTAATGCTATTCCTAAAAATTTGAAATACGCAATGGCTGCGGGGATAGGAATATTTATCTCTTTTGTTGGTTTGCAGGGTGGTGGAATCATTGTTTCAAGTAAATCATCACTAGTTGAATTAGGATCGCTGACGGTTCCTACAACCTGGATTACAATTTTTGGAATTTTCTTGATTGCAATTTTAATGGTCAAAAAGGTTCCAGGAGCAATTTTTATCGGCTTAGTTGCAACAACGCTTCTTGGTTTATTAACGGGATTGGTTAAGATGCCGGATCATTTAATTTCAATGGCTCCTAGCTTAGAACCGACTTTTGGAGTAGGGATTAAGTTCTTGCCAACAATGACTGATCCGAAGATGTGGGCTGTTGTCTTAATCTTCTTATTGGTGGCTTTCTTTGACACTGCTGGAACCTTAGTTGGGTTAGCCCAAGAAGCAGGATTAATGAAAGATAACAAAATGCCCCGGATTGGTCGGGCTTTAATGGCCGATTCGCTTTCGATGTTAGGAGGGGCGGTAATGGGAACAACCCCAACTTCTGCATATGTTGAATCTTCAGCTGGTATTGCGGTTGGTGGGAAAACTGGTCTGACTGCGATTGTAACAGGAACTCTTTTCATTTTAAGTATGGCTTTTTCTCCTTTGCTTGAAGTTGTTACTACTCAAGTGACCGCCGCTGCTTTAATTGTGGTCGGAGTATTGATGGTTTCCGCCTTGAAAGATATCGAATGGGATAAATTTGAAATTGCACTGCCGTCATTCTTGGTTGCTATTGGAATTCCGCTAACTTATAACATTTCTTATGGGATTGCATTTGGCTTTCTTACGTATCCAATCTTGATGGTTGCCGCAGGACGTCGCAAAGAAGTAAATGTTGTAATGTGGAGCATGTTTTTTGTTTTTATTGCATTGCTGTATATTTTGAATGTTTTGCCGAAATAA
- the thiI gene encoding tRNA uracil 4-sulfurtransferase ThiI: protein MQYTEIMVRYGELSTKGHNKKSFIDRLGVNVRKALHSFDQVKVHAQRDRLHVELNGADYDQVMNRLKLVFGIQNFSPSIKVDKTFEATAEAAAQMIAEQVDKPITFKVETRRSDHQFAIDTFEMNNKLGGYLLDKFPDKLKVDVHHPDLTLRVEIRLNGIFLSSETIKGAGGLPVGTAGKGMMMMSGGIDSPVAAYLGMKRGVSMEMVHFFSPPYTSPQALAKAKQLTERLAKYSGSIKFIQVPFAEIQETVKEKVPEGYLMTIQRRMMLRLAAALMIKRHGLAIFNGESLGQVASQTMESMLAINDVTSYPVLRPVLSFDKTEIIKIAQDIDTYDLSILPYEDCCTVFTPPSPKTRPNVERAREYEKRLDIEGLMQRALDGIEITEIHPGEDYLNQNEDVFAELL from the coding sequence GTGCAATATACAGAAATTATGGTTCGTTATGGTGAGCTTTCGACAAAGGGACATAATAAAAAGTCCTTTATTGATCGTTTAGGGGTAAACGTACGAAAGGCCCTTCATAGCTTTGACCAGGTAAAGGTGCATGCACAACGTGATCGGTTGCATGTTGAATTAAATGGAGCTGACTATGATCAAGTGATGAATCGGTTGAAGTTAGTGTTTGGGATTCAAAACTTTTCTCCATCAATTAAAGTTGATAAGACTTTTGAAGCGACTGCAGAGGCAGCAGCACAAATGATCGCTGAACAAGTTGATAAACCAATTACCTTTAAAGTAGAAACTCGTCGGTCAGATCATCAATTTGCAATTGATACCTTTGAAATGAACAACAAGCTAGGAGGATACCTCTTAGATAAGTTTCCTGATAAATTAAAAGTTGATGTTCACCATCCAGACCTAACTTTACGGGTTGAGATCCGTCTTAATGGGATTTTCCTTTCAAGTGAAACGATTAAGGGTGCTGGTGGTTTACCAGTTGGTACTGCCGGTAAGGGAATGATGATGATGTCTGGTGGAATTGATTCACCAGTAGCTGCTTACCTTGGGATGAAGCGTGGTGTTTCAATGGAAATGGTGCACTTCTTTAGTCCGCCATATACTAGTCCCCAAGCTTTAGCAAAGGCCAAGCAATTAACTGAACGTCTTGCAAAATATAGTGGAAGTATTAAGTTTATTCAGGTGCCATTTGCCGAAATTCAAGAAACAGTCAAGGAAAAAGTTCCTGAAGGTTACTTAATGACAATTCAACGGCGAATGATGCTTCGGTTGGCAGCTGCCTTAATGATTAAGCGTCATGGGCTGGCCATTTTTAATGGTGAATCATTAGGTCAAGTTGCTTCTCAGACAATGGAAAGTATGCTGGCGATTAATGATGTAACTTCTTATCCGGTATTGCGTCCAGTATTGTCATTTGATAAGACCGAAATCATTAAAATTGCCCAAGATATTGATACCTATGATCTTTCAATTCTTCCATATGAAGACTGTTGTACTGTCTTTACCCCGCCATCGCCAAAAACGCGGCCAAATGTTGAGCGGGCTCGTGAATACGAAAAACGACTTGATATTGAAGGATTAATGCAACGAGCTCTTGATGGGATTGAAATTACGGAAATTCATCCTGGTGAAGATTATTTAAACCAAAATGAAGATGTTTTTGCTGAATTACTTTAA
- a CDS encoding glutamate decarboxylase, giving the protein MLDPIFGSYTSDHALSKYELNKEPVPPEIAYRIVKDQLIDEGNARENLATFCQTYMEPKATQIMAETMQKNAIDKSEYPRTAELENRCVNIIAKLWHGQKDEDYMGTLTVGSSEGCMLGGLAMKFAWRERAKKLGLDINARKPNLVISSGYQICWEKFATYFDVELRTVPMDEEHQSLNMNTVMDYVDEYTIGIVGIMGITYTGRYDDIAKLNDLVEEYNKTTDYKVYIHVDAASGGFYAPFMEPDIKWDFQLKNVVSINASGHKYGLVYPSIGWVLWRDKKFLPDKLIFKVSYLGGELPTMAINFSHSASQIIGQYYNFVRFGFEGYKKIQKRTHDVAVYLATEIQKMGMFEIVNDGSQIPIICYKLKDLTAQDWSLYDLADRLRMQGWQVPAYPLPKNLDTIEVQRIVCRADFEMSRVHEFIDDMKRDIEALNNSTLVGHKTTELKKYGFTH; this is encoded by the coding sequence GTGTTAGATCCCATTTTCGGTTCATACACCTCTGATCACGCACTATCAAAATATGAATTAAATAAGGAACCTGTTCCTCCAGAAATTGCTTATCGAATTGTCAAAGATCAATTAATTGATGAAGGAAATGCTCGTGAAAATCTGGCTACTTTTTGTCAAACTTATATGGAACCAAAAGCTACTCAAATTATGGCAGAAACAATGCAAAAAAATGCCATTGATAAATCAGAATATCCACGAACAGCTGAACTTGAAAACCGTTGTGTAAATATTATTGCTAAATTATGGCACGGTCAAAAAGATGAAGACTATATGGGAACTTTAACAGTGGGATCTTCTGAAGGTTGTATGCTTGGTGGTTTAGCAATGAAGTTTGCTTGGCGAGAACGAGCCAAAAAATTAGGGCTTGATATTAATGCCCGAAAGCCAAACTTAGTAATATCTTCTGGATATCAAATTTGTTGGGAAAAATTTGCAACATATTTTGATGTTGAGCTACGGACAGTTCCAATGGATGAAGAGCACCAATCGCTTAATATGAATACAGTTATGGATTACGTCGATGAATATACTATCGGTATCGTAGGGATTATGGGAATTACTTACACCGGTCGTTATGACGATATTGCAAAATTAAATGATCTAGTTGAAGAATACAACAAGACAACAGATTACAAAGTCTATATTCACGTTGACGCTGCTTCTGGTGGATTCTATGCTCCATTTATGGAACCTGACATTAAATGGGACTTCCAACTAAAGAATGTTGTTTCAATTAACGCGTCAGGCCACAAGTATGGTTTAGTTTATCCTAGTATTGGTTGGGTATTATGGCGTGATAAAAAATTCCTACCTGACAAGCTAATTTTCAAAGTTAGCTACTTAGGAGGAGAATTACCAACAATGGCAATTAATTTCTCACACAGTGCCTCACAAATAATTGGGCAATACTACAATTTCGTTCGTTTTGGCTTTGAAGGATATAAAAAGATTCAAAAACGTACCCATGACGTTGCAGTTTACTTAGCAACAGAAATTCAAAAAATGGGTATGTTCGAAATAGTTAATGATGGTTCTCAAATTCCAATTATTTGTTACAAGTTAAAAGACTTAACTGCACAAGACTGGTCGTTGTATGATTTAGCTGATAGATTGCGTATGCAAGGATGGCAAGTTCCTGCTTACCCACTTCCAAAGAACTTAGATACAATTGAAGTACAACGAATAGTATGTCGTGCTGATTTCGAAATGAGTAGAGTTCACGAATTTATTGATGATATGAAGCGCGATATCGAAGCTTTAAATAATTCAACATTAGTAGGACATAAAACAACTGAGCTTAAAAAGTATGGTTTCACTCATTAA